A segment of the Flavobacterium azooxidireducens genome:
AGTTTTATTTTTGGAGAAATTTAACCCAAACCCCAACAAATGCCACAATTTGTTATTCAACAAAACGAGTCAGGAATATGGTTCTATGAATTGTTATCACCTGAAGGAAGTGTATTGCTCACGGGCACCAAACACGATTTTAAACAAAGTTGCTTAGGAGAAATTCTTTCGGTGCGAATGAACAGTCAGTATCTGGAAAACTTTGAGCAGCGTATCTCGCCCAACAAAGACCCTTTTTTTATTCTTCGGTCGATGGGAAGCAACAAAGTGATTGGTGTAAGTGAACTCTTCAGCCACCTTGACGGCTGCGAAAAAGCCATTGCCCAAGTGCGAAAATTGGCAGAAAACGCAAAATTGAAATAAATTTTAGCGAATTACGGGAATCCGTAATATAGTGGTTTTGAATGTGTTTAAGTTTGGATAATTAATCTTTAAAATTAAAACAGATGAAAAAATATTACGTAAACAAAATTGCACAATCAAATGGTGATCATGAAGTACATACAATTGATTGTAGTTTCTTACCAAGTTTAGAAAACAGATTGTATTTAGGTGAATTCAGTAACTGTAAAGATGCGGTAGCTGAAGCTAAAAAAACATATCATCAGACTAATGGTTGTTACTTCTGTTCCAATTCATGTCATACTAAATAAATAACCATGGAAATACAACCACAACTCAAAGCTTTAGCCGAAAAAATCAATCTGCTAAAAGACAAAATCGATACGGAAGAATCGACCAAACACGCTTTTGTATTGCCTTTTATTAATATTTTAGGGTATGATTCATTTAATCCGACCGAAGTTGTTCCGGAATTTACTGCCGATTTAGGTTTAAAAAAAGGCGAGAAAGTAGATTATGCTATTTTTCAGAATGGCGATCCGATTTTGATTATCGAATGTAAAAATTGGAAAGAAAAACTAACGGTGCACAACTCACAATTGTTTCGTTATTTTCATGTCACCAAAACACGATTCTCGTTATTAACAAATGGTATTCACTATCAATTTTTTACCGATTTAGAGCACACAAATAAAATGGATGAAAAACCATTTTTAGAATTTGAGATCACCAATTTAAAAGACAATGTGGTGAGCGAAATCGCAAAGTTTCACAAAATGACTTTTGATGTAAACAAGATTGTCAACAACGCCAGTTCGCTCAAATATACCAAAGAAATCAAAAAGCAAATAGACAACGAACTTGAAAACCCGTCTGCGGAATTTGTGAAACTATTTGCCAACAAAGTCTATTCCGGGAGGCTGACTGAAAAAGTGGTGGAAGAATTCAAAGAATTGGTTCAAAAAGGGTTTAACCAATTTATTAGTGAAAAAATCAACGACCGATTGAATGCCGCTCTCAACAAAGAAGCTCAAAAGCAAAAAGAAGAACAGATTGAAGTGATTGCCGAAGATGTC
Coding sequences within it:
- a CDS encoding DUF1508 domain-containing protein, giving the protein MPQFVIQQNESGIWFYELLSPEGSVLLTGTKHDFKQSCLGEILSVRMNSQYLENFEQRISPNKDPFFILRSMGSNKVIGVSELFSHLDGCEKAIAQVRKLAENAKLK
- a CDS encoding type I restriction endonuclease, coding for MEIQPQLKALAEKINLLKDKIDTEESTKHAFVLPFINILGYDSFNPTEVVPEFTADLGLKKGEKVDYAIFQNGDPILIIECKNWKEKLTVHNSQLFRYFHVTKTRFSLLTNGIHYQFFTDLEHTNKMDEKPFLEFEITNLKDNVVSEIAKFHKMTFDVNKIVNNASSLKYTKEIKKQIDNELENPSAEFVKLFANKVYSGRLTEKVVEEFKELVQKGFNQFISEKINDRLNAALNKEAQKQKEEQIEVIAEDVNRVTTTEEEMEAFRIVIAILRRKLPVERIVHRDTQSYFGILLDDNNRKPLCRLHLNGSKKYIGLFHENKTETKQPLQSIDDIYLFEKELLETVGLYDLE